A stretch of Desulfobacter hydrogenophilus DNA encodes these proteins:
- a CDS encoding flavodoxin family protein has protein sequence MKDDPHHSMTPERKARLEEAAKHPDEKDLADARALFVELAQTAAGKKPA, from the coding sequence ATGAAGGACGATCCCCATCACAGTATGACCCCGGAACGCAAAGCCAGGCTTGAAGAGGCGGCTAAACATCCGGATGAAAAAGACCTGGCAGATGCCCGGGCACTGTTTGTTGAACTGGCACAAACAGCTGCCGGAAAGAAGCCTGCCTAA
- a CDS encoding ABC transporter ATP-binding protein, which yields MIEFDHVFYTYPFQEKPAVADISFSVSNAETVVCTGASGSGKSTLIRLINGLAPHFHKGTLSGRVRVAGKDTAQTPVKALSSHVGTMFQDPESQFFALRARDELTFALECRGQSVEKIENITHHEADRFGITHLMDNMIFDLSQGEKQKLALAGIMCIAPDIVILDEPSANLDPSATRELAGHLMDLKRRGITLFIVDHRLYWLKNLVDKVLVLDQGRLACQGTFEFLKNNDLRKKFGLRKPDVVEPYLPAAQCYAPPQGCADNRIDVKNLTFGYKKKPLLFQDASFELPMGQVVAVTGANGTGKTTLARLLTGLLPFKTGAVRVNGTPLRPKDLLARGSIVLQNTDHQLHMKTVSRELAIAARNNPDRDSTVADVTARFGLDSFCLRHPQSLSGGQKQRLVIAAALVKAPDILILDEPTSGLDGTNMKMIAKVMIDMARKGTMVLVITHDLELMDMACDCTLSMPLSKPV from the coding sequence TTGATTGAATTTGATCATGTATTTTACACCTACCCGTTCCAGGAAAAACCGGCTGTGGCGGATATATCATTTTCTGTTTCCAACGCAGAGACGGTTGTCTGTACCGGGGCCAGCGGATCAGGCAAATCCACACTGATACGCCTGATCAACGGGCTTGCCCCCCATTTTCACAAAGGCACGTTGTCCGGCCGGGTCCGGGTGGCGGGAAAAGATACGGCACAAACCCCGGTCAAGGCGCTGTCATCTCATGTGGGCACCATGTTCCAGGACCCGGAAAGCCAGTTCTTCGCCCTCAGAGCCCGGGATGAACTCACGTTTGCCCTGGAATGCCGGGGCCAATCCGTTGAAAAGATCGAAAATATCACCCATCATGAGGCTGACAGATTCGGCATCACCCACCTTATGGACAACATGATTTTTGACCTGTCCCAGGGGGAAAAACAGAAACTGGCTTTGGCTGGTATTATGTGCATTGCCCCGGATATCGTTATCCTGGATGAACCTTCGGCCAATCTTGACCCAAGCGCGACTCGGGAGCTGGCCGGCCACCTCATGGACCTTAAACGCCGGGGCATCACGTTATTTATTGTGGATCACCGGCTTTACTGGCTAAAAAACCTTGTTGATAAGGTCCTTGTCCTGGACCAGGGACGCCTGGCCTGCCAGGGGACGTTTGAATTTTTGAAAAATAATGATCTGCGCAAAAAATTCGGCTTGAGAAAACCGGATGTTGTTGAGCCTTATCTTCCTGCAGCCCAGTGTTATGCGCCCCCGCAAGGCTGTGCAGACAACCGCATTGATGTAAAAAATCTGACCTTTGGATATAAAAAAAAGCCGCTGCTTTTCCAGGATGCGTCATTTGAACTACCCATGGGACAGGTGGTTGCCGTTACAGGCGCAAACGGCACGGGGAAAACCACCCTGGCCCGTCTTTTGACAGGTCTTTTGCCATTTAAAACCGGTGCCGTCCGGGTCAACGGCACACCGCTCCGGCCAAAGGATCTGTTGGCCCGGGGCAGTATTGTGCTGCAGAATACCGACCACCAGCTTCATATGAAAACCGTGAGCCGGGAACTTGCCATTGCCGCCCGGAACAATCCTGACCGGGACAGTACTGTGGCGGATGTCACGGCTCGTTTCGGTTTAGATTCATTTTGTCTTCGCCACCCCCAGTCCCTGTCCGGGGGACAAAAACAGCGGCTTGTCATTGCCGCAGCCCTGGTAAAAGCCCCGGATATCCTGATTTTGGATGAACCCACCAGCGGACTGGACGGCACCAACATGAAAATGATTGCAAAGGTGATGATCGACATGGCCCGGAAAGGGACCATGGTTCTGGTGATCACCCATGACCTTGAACTCATGGACATGGCCTGCGACTGTACCCTGTCCATGCCACTATCAAAGCCTGTTTAA
- a CDS encoding energy-coupling factor transporter transmembrane component T family protein, with the protein MPALSVNNSASLLPKNFIDVRTRMLICLVCSAGIIFIQSSPALGVLALASLIYALAHGRVRVLAVTWCGVGVMFAIAMGCIRIMLIFWPEIGEAGPGAFFNPFLRVLVLVNTVFALAVSSRIQDVMTGLKTLGLPFVIYLPASVMIRFIPEFINDVKLIRESMRIKGFNPGIQFVTLHPFLVVRLLVVPLTIRALRSADTLSVAAELKGMDANTPMTKMPSPKPGAWDIVATACVLVLTFGSIAAEKLF; encoded by the coding sequence ATGCCGGCATTATCCGTGAATAATTCTGCAAGCCTTCTGCCCAAAAATTTTATAGATGTACGGACCCGGATGCTGATCTGCCTCGTCTGTTCCGCAGGCATCATATTTATCCAGTCATCTCCGGCCCTTGGGGTTCTGGCCCTGGCCAGCCTTATCTATGCCCTGGCCCATGGCCGGGTCAGGGTTTTGGCCGTGACATGGTGCGGTGTGGGTGTCATGTTTGCCATTGCCATGGGCTGTATCCGCATCATGCTGATATTCTGGCCGGAAATCGGCGAAGCCGGCCCGGGCGCATTTTTCAACCCTTTTCTACGGGTCCTGGTCCTGGTGAACACAGTTTTTGCCCTGGCCGTGTCCAGCCGGATCCAGGATGTTATGACCGGCCTTAAAACCCTTGGCCTGCCTTTTGTTATTTATCTGCCGGCATCGGTAATGATCCGGTTTATCCCTGAATTTATAAACGACGTAAAACTTATCCGTGAAAGCATGCGGATCAAGGGGTTTAATCCGGGCATTCAATTTGTCACCCTGCATCCTTTCCTGGTTGTCCGCCTTCTTGTGGTACCGTTAACCATTCGCGCCCTGCGCTCGGCTGATACGTTATCCGTGGCCGCAGAACTCAAGGGCATGGATGCAAATACACCCATGACAAAAATGCCGTCGCCCAAGCCCGGTGCCTGGGACATCGTTGCGACGGCCTGTGTGCTGGTGCTTACCTTTGGCAGCATTGCCGCGGAGAAACTGTTTTGA
- a CDS encoding MptD family putative ECF transporter S component, with translation MNLFASDYWDPSELILIGTFTGLIKISTMLIALAGGGMNPVTLVLKNTVATSLLIILVYKIRKFGVLTLFSVISTLVSLLLMGGNPMSIAGVIISGFVCDLFIAPWNGFHKPIRLILGIALFDFLSRAVSLGYSYFLYQEQMGMFIMGVMVVALGYVGCLMGLGTGIIFVKELRHAGIIRE, from the coding sequence ATGAACCTGTTTGCGTCGGATTACTGGGATCCTTCCGAACTCATACTCATCGGCACCTTCACAGGACTGATCAAAATTTCAACCATGCTCATCGCCCTGGCCGGCGGTGGAATGAACCCGGTGACCCTTGTACTTAAAAATACAGTGGCCACATCCCTGCTCATCATCCTGGTATACAAAATCAGAAAATTTGGTGTACTCACCCTGTTTTCAGTCATCAGCACCCTGGTATCCCTACTGCTGATGGGCGGCAACCCCATGAGCATTGCAGGGGTAATCATTTCAGGCTTTGTGTGCGATCTGTTCATTGCGCCATGGAACGGGTTCCACAAACCCATACGCCTGATCCTTGGTATTGCCCTGTTTGATTTTCTGTCCCGGGCCGTTTCCCTTGGATATTCCTATTTTCTGTACCAGGAACAGATGGGCATGTTTATCATGGGGGTTATGGTGGTGGCATTAGGCTACGTTGGCTGTCTCATGGGGCTTGGTACAGGCATTATATTTGTTAAGGAGCTTCGCCATGCCGGCATTATCCGTGAATAA
- the hutW gene encoding heme anaerobic degradation radical SAM methyltransferase ChuW/HutW — protein MKQEISTAHQDANAKLKLLETFGNTSFDHHYFAEICDNPLTGAFKKKTVVHAGLGGTPVPQEKTAGVWHTLSKTQRRGKTSAYIHIPFCRTHCLYCGFFANFAQQDKMQAYAKALIRELEADQDLDLVQSHPVNSVYLGGGTPIALESNHLKQVLDTVHRCLPLANDCEITVEGRASDLTDEKIEACIEGGANRFSIGVQSFDTNIRTSLGRLADRQTVMESLLRLKQTNHAAIIIDLIFGLPDQTMTIWEKDVDTFLKLELDGVDLYQLIRFPGSGLDKAARAGRFKTLADQAQRALMFEAGVNRMNLARYRRLSISHWGRKFRERNLYNLAMKEKADCLAYGSGAGGSVNGHMIFLDGNLGTYLATAGKTKPVTRIMSPPAHANLIRLISGSLELGYMDLRGAGKTLGLDLETIFVPLTDQWERAGLITLDQGWITLTLAGQFWQINLAQGMIDYYKQISTASS, from the coding sequence ATGAAACAGGAAATCAGCACCGCTCACCAGGACGCCAACGCAAAACTCAAACTGCTGGAGACCTTTGGCAACACTTCTTTTGACCACCATTATTTTGCTGAAATCTGTGATAATCCGCTCACCGGCGCATTTAAGAAAAAAACCGTGGTGCATGCCGGTCTTGGGGGCACGCCCGTGCCACAGGAAAAGACTGCCGGGGTATGGCACACCCTTTCAAAGACACAGCGTCGGGGCAAAACCAGTGCATATATCCACATTCCCTTCTGCCGCACCCATTGCCTCTATTGCGGTTTTTTTGCCAACTTTGCCCAACAAGACAAAATGCAGGCATATGCCAAAGCCCTGATTCGGGAACTTGAAGCTGACCAGGATTTGGATTTGGTGCAAAGCCATCCTGTTAATTCCGTCTATCTGGGCGGCGGTACGCCGATAGCCCTTGAAAGTAATCATCTAAAACAGGTGCTTGACACCGTGCACCGCTGCCTGCCCTTGGCCAATGACTGCGAAATCACTGTGGAGGGCAGGGCCAGTGACCTTACGGATGAAAAAATTGAAGCCTGCATTGAAGGCGGGGCCAACCGGTTTTCCATCGGGGTCCAGAGCTTTGATACCAACATCCGTACAAGCTTAGGCCGTTTGGCCGACAGACAAACCGTCATGGAAAGCCTTTTACGCCTTAAACAGACCAACCATGCCGCCATCATCATTGATCTGATTTTCGGGCTGCCCGATCAAACCATGACAATCTGGGAAAAGGACGTTGACACCTTTTTGAAACTGGAACTGGACGGCGTGGATCTTTATCAACTTATCCGTTTCCCCGGCAGCGGCCTTGATAAGGCAGCCAGGGCCGGCCGATTCAAAACATTGGCAGACCAGGCCCAGCGGGCGTTGATGTTTGAAGCGGGCGTGAACCGCATGAACCTTGCCAGATACCGGAGGCTGTCCATCAGCCACTGGGGTCGAAAATTCAGGGAGCGAAATCTCTATAACCTGGCCATGAAGGAAAAGGCAGACTGCCTGGCCTATGGTTCCGGGGCAGGTGGCAGTGTAAACGGACATATGATTTTTCTGGACGGAAATCTTGGGACCTACCTTGCAACAGCAGGGAAAACCAAGCCCGTGACACGCATCATGAGCCCGCCGGCCCATGCCAACTTAATCCGCCTGATTTCAGGCAGCCTGGAACTGGGATATATGGACCTGCGGGGTGCCGGAAAAACCCTGGGACTGGACCTTGAAACCATTTTTGTCCCCCTGACGGACCAGTGGGAACGCGCCGGACTCATCACATTGGACCAGGGTTGGATCACCTTGACCCTGGCCGGACAGTTCTGGCAGATCAACCTGGCCCAGGGCATGATTGACTATTATAAACAAATAAGCACCGCTTCGTCATGA
- a CDS encoding LacI family DNA-binding transcriptional regulator: MVSIKDVAISAGVSTATVSRVLAEKPYVRREVRDRVKAVVKELNYSPNRIARNLRSRTSKVIGLIVSDIENPFFQQISRAVEDAAYEQGYSVILCNNDENPEKEILYLHLLRDENVAGIILSATRQTADNFTKISELDIPMVVIDRRVNNGAVDNILIDNVQSAYTIISHLIEHGHRRIGAIFGIGSTTGRERREGLLSALKDHNIQQSSDLIKYTNPREEDGFNTTIKLIQLPEPPDAIFTSNSLLAAGALRALRESKKAIPEEIAFASFDETTWAKLVVPALTVIEQPTHEIGRTATELLIKRIQNPNRSTRQVTLKSRLIVRQSCGCQN; the protein is encoded by the coding sequence ATGGTAAGCATTAAAGATGTAGCTATATCAGCCGGCGTATCAACGGCAACCGTGTCACGCGTGCTTGCCGAGAAACCCTATGTGCGTCGGGAAGTCAGGGATCGCGTGAAGGCAGTGGTTAAAGAATTGAATTATAGCCCGAATCGGATTGCTCGAAATCTTCGATCCAGGACATCAAAGGTGATCGGGTTAATTGTTTCCGATATTGAAAATCCATTTTTTCAACAAATCAGCCGGGCCGTTGAGGATGCCGCCTACGAACAAGGCTATAGCGTAATACTCTGCAACAATGATGAAAATCCCGAAAAAGAGATTCTTTATCTGCATCTTCTCCGGGATGAAAACGTAGCCGGCATCATTTTATCTGCAACACGCCAAACCGCTGACAATTTTACCAAAATATCCGAGCTTGATATCCCGATGGTTGTGATTGACCGGAGGGTGAACAATGGTGCGGTTGACAATATTTTGATTGACAATGTGCAGTCGGCTTACACCATAATAAGCCACCTGATCGAACATGGTCATCGTCGCATTGGCGCTATCTTCGGTATCGGCAGCACCACCGGCCGCGAACGAAGGGAGGGCCTCCTATCGGCGCTAAAAGATCACAATATCCAGCAATCATCCGATTTGATTAAATACACCAATCCCCGAGAAGAAGACGGATTTAACACGACCATAAAGTTGATTCAGCTACCTGAACCGCCCGATGCTATTTTCACCAGCAACAGTCTGCTGGCCGCTGGCGCGCTGCGTGCACTTCGAGAAAGCAAAAAAGCGATTCCTGAAGAAATCGCCTTTGCCAGTTTTGACGAAACCACCTGGGCCAAACTTGTCGTACCGGCCCTAACCGTAATCGAGCAGCCCACCCATGAAATCGGCCGAACGGCTACCGAATTACTCATCAAAAGAATTCAGAATCCGAATCGCTCTACTCGACAGGTTACTCTGAAAAGCAGATTAATTGTCCGGCAGTCCTGTGGTTGTCAGAATTAA